One window of Nocardia nova SH22a genomic DNA carries:
- a CDS encoding universal stress protein, with translation MSERPAAPERHIDPPVVAAVDGSAVGYHAAAWAAAHAALHDRRLHLVTSISVAGGLGPGPILTEDDMSWLHIDGERILLEAARIARAATGDHPPVITTEVTTDPIIGHLIEQSKHARGIVVGSRGLGAIRRSLLGSVSTAIVHHAECPVTVVRTMSATDAVSAVKPVLVGVDGSENSVPAVEFAFSEASRRNVGLVAVHAWSDISTALDPAIVGWDTVRESEDAALAESLAGYGERYPDVKVHRALVLDRPVRSLLEESENAQLLVVGSHGRGGFTGMLLGSTSDALVHSVECPITVVRQAPAAE, from the coding sequence ATGTCCGAACGCCCCGCAGCACCCGAGCGGCACATCGATCCACCGGTCGTGGCCGCGGTCGACGGCTCGGCGGTCGGCTATCACGCCGCGGCGTGGGCGGCCGCCCACGCCGCACTGCACGACCGGCGGCTGCATCTGGTCACGTCCATTTCGGTCGCCGGTGGACTCGGGCCGGGACCGATCCTCACCGAGGACGATATGAGCTGGCTGCACATCGACGGTGAGCGGATCCTGCTCGAGGCCGCGCGGATCGCGCGCGCCGCGACCGGCGACCATCCGCCGGTGATCACCACCGAGGTCACCACCGATCCGATCATCGGACATCTCATCGAACAGTCGAAGCACGCGCGCGGCATCGTGGTCGGCAGCCGCGGCCTGGGCGCGATCCGGCGCAGCCTGCTGGGCTCGGTCTCCACGGCGATCGTCCACCATGCCGAATGCCCGGTCACCGTGGTGCGCACGATGTCGGCCACCGATGCCGTGAGTGCGGTCAAACCCGTCCTGGTCGGAGTCGACGGCAGCGAGAACAGCGTCCCCGCAGTGGAATTCGCCTTCTCGGAAGCCTCGCGCCGCAATGTCGGGCTGGTGGCCGTGCACGCGTGGAGCGATATCAGCACGGCGCTCGATCCGGCGATCGTCGGCTGGGACACCGTGCGCGAATCCGAGGACGCGGCCCTGGCGGAGAGTCTCGCGGGCTACGGCGAACGGTATCCGGATGTGAAGGTGCACCGCGCCCTCGTGCTGGACCGGCCGGTGCGCTCGCTGCTCGAGGAGTCCGAGAACGCGCAGCTGCTCGTGGTCGGCAGTCATGGTCGCGGCGGATTCACCGGCATGCTGCTCGGTTCCACCAGCGATGCGCTGGTGCACTCGGTGGAATGCCCGATCACCGTCGTACGGCAGGCGCCCGCGGCCGAATGA
- a CDS encoding universal stress protein, producing the protein MSAQFATDRHHLASAPVVVGVDGSEAARTAALWAAGVALDRGRELRIVYGLDLAGARRVFNCYDISEPAVLERLRAHGADLVAREALAVREAVPELRVTTEVSSEHPARMLLDHSATGYLVVLGARGAGGPAAHVGSILLSVTAHAEGPVVVVRTDPGAPDAPRTSGPVVVGIDGGPVSEAAVAAAFEEAAERDAELVAVHAWSDLTFGAFAGDPYTWFPTGDIEVNEEAVLAERLAGWQEKYPDVAVRRHISIADPAPHLQQWSDIAQLIVVGSHGRGTFRGLLLGSVSNSLVQHAHCPVLVVREHNRPHR; encoded by the coding sequence ATGTCCGCTCAGTTTGCCACCGATCGCCACCACCTGGCCTCGGCGCCGGTGGTGGTCGGCGTGGACGGCTCCGAGGCCGCGCGGACCGCGGCGCTGTGGGCCGCCGGGGTGGCGCTGGATCGCGGGCGGGAACTGCGGATCGTCTACGGGCTCGATCTGGCCGGCGCGCGGCGGGTGTTCAACTGTTACGACATCTCCGAACCCGCGGTACTGGAGCGCTTGCGCGCCCACGGTGCGGATCTCGTCGCGCGGGAGGCCCTGGCGGTGCGCGAGGCTGTGCCGGAACTGCGGGTGACCACGGAGGTCTCGTCCGAGCATCCGGCGCGAATGCTGTTGGACCACAGCGCCACCGGATATCTCGTGGTCCTGGGCGCCCGCGGCGCCGGCGGCCCGGCCGCCCACGTCGGCTCCATCCTGCTGTCGGTCACCGCGCACGCGGAGGGGCCGGTCGTGGTGGTGCGCACCGACCCCGGTGCACCGGACGCTCCCCGCACCAGCGGGCCGGTCGTGGTCGGCATCGACGGCGGCCCGGTCAGCGAGGCCGCGGTGGCGGCCGCCTTCGAGGAGGCCGCCGAACGCGACGCCGAACTGGTCGCCGTGCACGCCTGGAGCGATCTGACCTTCGGCGCCTTCGCCGGTGACCCCTACACCTGGTTCCCGACCGGGGACATCGAGGTGAACGAGGAGGCCGTACTCGCCGAACGGCTCGCGGGCTGGCAGGAGAAATACCCGGACGTCGCGGTACGCCGCCACATCAGCATCGCCGACCCCGCACCGCATCTGCAGCAGTGGAGCGATATCGCCCAGCTGATCGTGGTCGGCAGCCACGGCCGGGGCACCTTCCGCGGGCTGCTGCTGGGAAGTGTCTCCAATTCCCTTGTCCAGCACGCGCATTGCCCGGTGCTGGTGGTTCGCGAGCACAACCGGCCGCACCGGTGA
- a CDS encoding response regulator, which translates to MIKVFLVDDHEIVRRGLSDLLEGDPDLSVVGEAGSVSQALARIPALRPDVAVLDVRLPDGNGIELCRELLSKLDGLRCLILTSFTDEHAMLDAILAGASGYVVKDIKGMELARAVKDVGSGKSLLDNRAAAALMEQLRHGTEPEGPLATLTDQERKLLDLLGEGLTNRQIAERMFLAEKTVKNYVSRLLAKLGMQRRTQAAVYATRIHSERPSE; encoded by the coding sequence ATGATCAAGGTGTTCCTGGTCGACGACCACGAGATCGTCCGCCGCGGCCTCAGCGATCTGCTCGAGGGCGACCCGGACCTGTCCGTCGTCGGCGAGGCCGGGTCGGTGTCGCAGGCCCTGGCCCGGATCCCCGCGCTGCGCCCCGATGTCGCGGTCCTGGACGTCCGCCTGCCCGACGGCAACGGAATCGAGCTGTGCCGCGAATTGCTGTCCAAACTCGACGGGTTGCGCTGCCTGATCCTGACCTCGTTCACCGATGAACACGCCATGCTCGACGCCATCCTCGCCGGGGCCAGCGGATACGTGGTCAAGGACATCAAGGGGATGGAACTGGCCCGCGCGGTCAAGGATGTCGGCTCCGGGAAATCGCTGCTCGACAACCGCGCCGCGGCCGCCCTCATGGAACAGCTGCGCCACGGCACCGAGCCCGAGGGACCACTGGCCACCCTCACCGATCAGGAACGCAAACTGCTCGATCTGCTCGGCGAGGGACTGACCAACCGCCAGATCGCCGAACGCATGTTCCTGGCCGAGAAGACCGTCAAGAACTACGTCTCCAGGCTGCTGGCGAAGCTCGGCATGCAGCGCCGTACCCAGGCGGCGGTCTACGCCACCCGCATCCATTCCGAGCGCCCCTCCGAGTAG
- a CDS encoding Rv1733c family protein: MTRYPSPLIRLWRSGPWIGNPLMRASDRVEAVIRILAVLVVLAAVPVAAAIGTAHYTDAAAQIRAADAGKTRVTATVAAEPIRTTTAAMEMSAQRTEALVRWEHDGRTSTATTAVADTARRGDPATVWLGPDGNPTDPPLPSDAAAIRGIGSGLAAFAQICGAAVAVVGVTAWSFGARRRAALAREWRMISRPIGTQ, from the coding sequence ATGACCCGTTATCCCTCGCCTCTGATTCGCCTGTGGCGCAGCGGTCCCTGGATCGGCAATCCGCTGATGCGCGCGTCGGATCGGGTGGAGGCCGTGATCCGGATCCTGGCGGTGCTGGTGGTGCTCGCCGCGGTGCCGGTGGCGGCGGCGATCGGGACCGCGCACTACACCGACGCCGCGGCGCAGATCCGGGCGGCCGATGCCGGGAAGACCCGGGTCACCGCAACCGTTGCTGCCGAGCCGATCCGGACGACAACGGCCGCGATGGAGATGTCCGCTCAGCGCACCGAGGCCCTCGTGCGATGGGAGCACGACGGCCGCACCTCAACCGCCACCACGGCGGTGGCCGACACCGCCCGCCGCGGCGACCCGGCCACGGTCTGGCTCGGGCCGGACGGAAACCCGACCGATCCGCCGCTGCCGTCCGATGCGGCCGCCATCCGCGGCATCGGAAGCGGGCTGGCGGCCTTCGCGCAGATCTGCGGCGCGGCCGTGGCGGTGGTCGGCGTGACGGCCTGGTCGTTCGGGGCCCGGCGGCGCGCCGCCCTCGCCCGGGAATGGCGAATGATCAGCCGCCCCATCGGAACTCAGTAA
- a CDS encoding Acg family FMN-binding oxidoreductase has protein sequence MTTTAHSETRGRPDARMVEQTLQLAQRAPSVHNTQPWRWHFDGERLYLRTDPDRRLPATDPHGREQIISCGAALHHARTVFAARGWHTDIVRLPDPGHPDHLAVLEFRPWPNPPAGIAVRAAAIPRRYTDRLPMGPPRNWPELVAGLQRLAWPHDLSCDALADDIRAQVAAVSTTAATARHDDWMYQDELNWWTGHSGTSEGVPPGGLISDAELARVDVARVFPSAPHSERRPGRVDEARLLALGSPDESPGNWLHTGEALSAVLLECTAAGMGTCPVTHLTEVPAGRRALAALLPHHDFPQVLIRIGTTPPGEQPPPATPRRCVGEVLTVGRGHWSTRTGHDASHPGRPGGAGS, from the coding sequence ATGACCACGACAGCCCATTCGGAAACCCGCGGCAGACCGGATGCGCGAATGGTCGAGCAGACCCTGCAACTCGCCCAGCGCGCGCCGTCGGTCCACAACACCCAACCGTGGCGCTGGCATTTCGACGGTGAACGGCTATATCTGCGCACCGATCCCGATCGCCGGCTACCGGCCACCGATCCGCACGGCCGCGAACAGATCATCAGCTGCGGGGCGGCACTGCACCACGCCCGGACGGTGTTCGCGGCGCGCGGCTGGCACACCGATATCGTCCGGTTGCCCGACCCCGGCCACCCCGACCACCTGGCGGTCCTCGAATTCCGGCCCTGGCCGAATCCACCGGCGGGAATCGCGGTGCGCGCGGCGGCCATCCCCCGCCGGTACACCGATCGGCTGCCGATGGGACCACCGCGGAACTGGCCCGAACTGGTCGCCGGGTTGCAGCGACTCGCCTGGCCGCACGATCTGAGTTGCGACGCGCTGGCCGACGACATCCGCGCCCAGGTGGCCGCGGTCTCCACCACCGCCGCGACCGCCCGCCACGACGACTGGATGTACCAGGACGAATTGAACTGGTGGACAGGGCATTCCGGAACCTCGGAGGGCGTTCCGCCCGGCGGGCTGATCTCGGACGCCGAACTGGCGCGAGTCGACGTCGCGCGGGTGTTCCCGTCCGCACCGCACTCCGAACGCCGCCCCGGCCGCGTCGACGAGGCCCGGCTCCTCGCACTCGGCTCGCCGGACGAATCACCCGGCAACTGGCTGCACACCGGAGAAGCGCTGTCGGCCGTACTGCTGGAATGCACGGCGGCGGGCATGGGCACCTGCCCGGTCACCCATCTCACCGAGGTACCGGCGGGACGCCGGGCCCTGGCCGCCCTGCTGCCCCACCACGACTTCCCGCAGGTCCTGATCCGCATCGGCACCACCCCGCCCGGCGAGCAGCCACCGCCCGCCACACCGCGGCGCTGCGTCGGCGAGGTCCTCACCGTGGGCCGAGGACATTGGTCCACACGCACCGGGCACGACGCCTCTCACCCCGGGCGGCCGGGCGGAGCAGGCTCATGA
- a CDS encoding Acg family FMN-binding oxidoreductase, producing the protein MANHPDQHTLTALVGMAVRAPSVHNSQPWLWRIGEDTVQLYADPGRQLRHTDPDQRDLVVSCGVALHHLRVAALALGWSTVVHRLPNPALPDHLAAVEFHPAAPTARAARLSRAITERRTDRRRYTSWEVTDIHIGTLVDAAADCGVLVRDIAADGGRGRLLHAFEQAAIVHDADPEYRAELSAWSGHHAVPDGVPARNAVVATGPETRPFTDPRLPQAVVRDTDDADHMLILYTAGDDRVSWLRAGEATSAVLLAATAFGLATCSLSEPLEVPEVRREVRTELLDDGGFPQMIIRTGWAPTNSGPPPPTPRRPLDDVIARL; encoded by the coding sequence GTGGCGAACCATCCCGACCAGCACACCCTGACCGCACTCGTGGGCATGGCGGTGCGTGCGCCGTCGGTGCACAACAGCCAGCCCTGGCTGTGGCGGATCGGCGAGGACACCGTCCAGCTCTACGCCGATCCCGGACGGCAGCTGCGTCACACCGACCCGGATCAGCGTGATCTGGTCGTGAGTTGTGGTGTGGCACTGCATCATCTGCGGGTCGCGGCGCTGGCGCTGGGCTGGTCCACGGTGGTGCACCGGTTGCCGAATCCGGCCCTGCCCGATCACCTGGCGGCGGTCGAGTTTCACCCCGCCGCACCCACCGCGCGGGCGGCCCGGTTGTCGCGCGCGATCACCGAACGGCGCACCGATCGCCGCCGCTACACCTCGTGGGAGGTGACCGATATCCACATCGGCACGCTCGTGGACGCGGCCGCCGATTGCGGTGTGCTGGTTCGTGATATCGCCGCCGACGGCGGGCGCGGGCGGTTGCTGCACGCCTTCGAACAGGCCGCGATCGTGCACGACGCCGATCCGGAGTATCGCGCCGAGCTGTCGGCCTGGAGCGGCCATCACGCCGTCCCCGACGGTGTTCCGGCGCGCAACGCGGTCGTCGCGACCGGACCGGAGACCCGGCCGTTCACCGATCCGCGACTGCCGCAGGCCGTGGTGCGCGACACCGATGACGCCGATCACATGCTGATCCTCTACACCGCCGGTGACGACCGGGTCAGCTGGTTGCGTGCCGGTGAGGCGACCAGCGCGGTCCTGCTGGCCGCCACCGCGTTCGGATTGGCGACCTGCTCGCTCAGTGAGCCGCTGGAGGTCCCGGAGGTGCGCCGCGAGGTGCGCACCGAACTGCTGGACGACGGCGGCTTTCCGCAGATGATCATCCGGACCGGCTGGGCGCCGACGAATTCGGGTCCGCCGCCGCCGACCCCGCGCCGCCCGCTCGACGACGTCATCGCCCGATTGTGA
- a CDS encoding Acg family FMN-binding oxidoreductase produces MSTVPTRDVVEKAVELAGHAPSLHNSQPWRWTFDGAKLRLFSVHERMLPATDSTGRQLVISCGIVLDHLRAAMAAQGWQTLVAAFPNPNDHTHLADLRFTPSRYVTDGDRERAAAITRRYTDRLPFDEPDDWDQFETVLRTVVEPADTIVDVLPDGSRAELARASELSASLRRYDSAYHAELHWWTGHVVADAGVPRQALVTEDERERVDVGRRMPTVTGEARRPDVRADRSKILVLSTFGDTAEDWLLCGQIVSTVLLESTLAGYATCPLTHLTELPRSRAVIARLIGRNAFPQVLIRVGSVPESQPRPEPTPRLPLGDILRVTGDPA; encoded by the coding sequence ATGAGTACGGTTCCCACCCGCGACGTCGTCGAGAAGGCCGTCGAACTCGCCGGACACGCGCCCTCACTGCACAACAGCCAACCGTGGCGATGGACGTTCGACGGTGCGAAGCTGCGCCTGTTCAGCGTCCACGAGCGCATGCTGCCCGCCACCGACAGCACCGGACGGCAACTCGTCATCAGCTGCGGCATCGTGCTGGACCACCTGCGGGCGGCGATGGCCGCGCAGGGGTGGCAGACCCTGGTCGCCGCCTTCCCGAATCCGAACGATCACACCCATCTGGCCGATCTGCGATTCACGCCCTCGCGATACGTCACCGACGGCGACCGCGAGCGGGCCGCCGCCATCACCCGCCGCTACACCGACCGGCTGCCGTTCGACGAGCCGGACGACTGGGATCAATTCGAGACGGTGCTGCGCACGGTCGTCGAACCCGCCGACACCATCGTCGACGTCCTGCCCGACGGCAGTCGCGCGGAGCTGGCCCGGGCATCGGAACTCAGCGCGTCACTGCGCCGCTACGACTCCGCCTACCACGCCGAACTGCATTGGTGGACAGGACATGTGGTGGCCGACGCCGGAGTCCCGCGTCAGGCGCTGGTGACCGAGGACGAACGCGAACGCGTCGACGTCGGGCGCAGGATGCCCACGGTCACCGGCGAGGCGCGGCGACCCGACGTGCGCGCCGACCGGTCGAAGATCCTGGTGCTGTCCACCTTCGGCGACACCGCAGAGGACTGGCTGCTGTGCGGGCAGATCGTGTCGACGGTGCTCCTGGAGAGCACACTCGCCGGGTACGCGACGTGCCCGCTGACCCACCTCACCGAACTGCCCCGCAGCCGCGCCGTCATCGCCCGGCTGATCGGCCGTAATGCGTTCCCGCAGGTATTGATTCGCGTCGGCAGCGTCCCGGAGTCGCAGCCCCGCCCGGAACCGACGCCCCGGCTTCCGCTGGGCGACATCCTGCGCGTCACCGGCGACCCCGCGTGA
- a CDS encoding GAF domain-containing sensor histidine kinase, producing the protein MADDQRSDVYSVRDTLSQLRLRELLSEVRDRIDEIIDSRDRMGGLVEAMLSVTAGLDLAETLRTIVHAAIDLVDARYGALGVRGHDEHLTQFIYEGIDEPTRALIGDLPEGHGVLGMLFTQPKPIRLENLARHPSSVGFPPHHPPMRTFLGVPVHIRNETFGNLYLTEKAGGQPFTEDDELIVQALAAAAGIAIENARLYEAARNRQVWIEATRDLTTEFLAATDLDEVLAHLIDHARRLTESEQVLLATVDDPDIPAAEITQLSITRCSGIRPGPAARSLAVTGTIGDAFRDQQPLRFADVTALEFAELFPTGGPVLLIPLHTRDSPQGILITVRAKEAAPYDDEMLGLAAAFSDQAALAMQLAATYQRLRELDVLTDRDRIARDLHDHVIQRLFAIGLSLQGAVPRTRVAEVRTRLVDAIDGLQEVVEEIRTSIFDLHGGTSTRLRQRLEEAIRQQSRDSGIRTSFRVTGPLSVIDAELADHAEAVVREAVSNAVRHAHATTIAVEIAVGDDFDITVTDDGCGIGEDVTPSGLTNLAERAQSIGGRFETGPRPAESARPDRPGTRLTWSAPLG; encoded by the coding sequence ATGGCCGATGATCAGCGATCCGATGTGTATTCCGTGCGCGATACGCTCTCGCAGCTGCGGTTGCGGGAGTTGCTGTCCGAGGTCCGGGATCGGATCGACGAGATCATCGATTCCCGGGATCGGATGGGCGGCCTCGTCGAGGCGATGCTGTCGGTGACCGCGGGGCTCGATCTGGCCGAAACACTGCGCACGATCGTGCACGCCGCGATCGATCTGGTCGACGCCCGGTACGGCGCGCTCGGCGTGCGCGGGCACGACGAGCATCTGACACAGTTCATCTACGAGGGCATCGACGAACCCACCCGCGCGCTCATCGGCGATCTGCCCGAGGGACACGGCGTGCTGGGCATGCTGTTCACCCAGCCCAAACCGATCCGGCTCGAGAATCTGGCGCGGCATCCGTCGTCGGTGGGATTCCCGCCGCATCATCCGCCGATGCGGACGTTCCTGGGCGTGCCCGTGCACATCCGCAACGAGACCTTCGGCAACCTCTACCTCACCGAGAAGGCCGGTGGGCAGCCGTTCACCGAGGACGACGAACTGATCGTGCAGGCGCTGGCCGCCGCCGCGGGCATCGCCATCGAGAACGCCCGGCTCTACGAGGCGGCCCGCAACCGCCAGGTGTGGATCGAGGCCACCCGTGACCTGACGACCGAATTCCTGGCCGCCACCGACCTGGACGAGGTGCTCGCCCACCTCATCGACCATGCCCGGCGGCTGACCGAATCCGAACAGGTCCTGCTCGCCACGGTGGACGATCCCGACATCCCGGCCGCCGAGATCACCCAACTGTCCATCACCCGGTGCTCCGGCATCCGGCCGGGCCCGGCCGCGCGCTCGCTCGCGGTCACCGGAACCATCGGCGACGCCTTCCGCGACCAGCAGCCGTTGCGTTTCGCCGATGTCACCGCGCTCGAGTTCGCCGAGTTGTTCCCCACCGGCGGCCCGGTCCTGCTGATTCCGCTGCACACCCGGGATTCACCGCAGGGCATCCTGATCACCGTGCGGGCGAAGGAGGCGGCTCCGTACGACGACGAGATGCTGGGTTTGGCCGCCGCCTTCTCCGATCAGGCGGCCCTGGCCATGCAACTGGCGGCCACCTACCAGCGTCTGCGCGAACTCGATGTGCTCACCGACCGTGACCGGATCGCCCGTGACCTGCACGATCACGTGATCCAGCGGTTGTTCGCGATCGGCCTGTCGCTGCAGGGCGCGGTACCGCGCACCCGGGTGGCCGAGGTCCGGACCCGGCTCGTCGACGCGATCGACGGGCTGCAGGAGGTGGTCGAGGAGATCCGCACCTCCATCTTCGATCTGCACGGCGGCACCAGCACCCGATTGCGGCAGCGCCTGGAGGAGGCGATCCGCCAGCAGTCCCGCGATTCCGGCATCCGGACCTCGTTCCGGGTGACCGGCCCGCTGTCGGTGATCGACGCGGAGCTGGCCGATCATGCCGAGGCGGTGGTGCGGGAGGCGGTCAGCAACGCCGTCCGTCACGCGCACGCCACCACCATCGCGGTCGAGATCGCGGTCGGCGACGATTTCGACATCACGGTCACCGACGACGGCTGCGGTATCGGCGAGGACGTCACGCCCAGCGGTCTGACCAACCTGGCCGAGCGGGCCCAATCGATCGGCGGCCGGTTCGAGACCGGCCCGCGCCCGGCCGAAAGCGCGCGTCCGGATCGGCCCGGAACGCGCCTGACCTGGTCGGCCCCCTTGGGCTGA
- a CDS encoding flavodoxin domain-containing protein → MNHENPRIAVVFASAQGSTRAVADYIGADLAGRGALVEVADAEHAPDLSRFDAVILGSAVHNADVLPGMTDFARSHHQELRDRPVWLFTVGMGPALRGPIGHRLAAVVPKKIAALRDSLNAVSYHAFAGRFEQAGVAWWARAVYRLAGGARYGDLRDWPAIVEWTATVASALRLPGSATSVVYP, encoded by the coding sequence ATGAACCACGAAAATCCCCGAATCGCCGTCGTCTTCGCCTCCGCGCAGGGATCGACCCGGGCCGTCGCGGATTACATCGGGGCGGATCTGGCCGGTCGCGGCGCACTGGTCGAAGTCGCCGACGCCGAGCACGCTCCCGATCTGTCCCGGTTCGACGCGGTGATCCTCGGCAGCGCCGTCCACAATGCCGACGTCCTGCCCGGCATGACGGACTTCGCGCGCTCGCACCATCAGGAACTCCGCGACCGGCCGGTCTGGCTGTTCACCGTGGGGATGGGACCGGCGCTGCGCGGCCCGATCGGCCATCGGCTCGCGGCCGTGGTGCCCAAGAAGATTGCGGCCCTGCGTGATTCGCTCAACGCGGTCAGCTACCACGCGTTCGCCGGACGATTCGAGCAGGCCGGGGTCGCCTGGTGGGCACGCGCGGTCTACCGGCTGGCCGGCGGCGCACGATACGGCGACCTGCGGGACTGGCCCGCGATCGTCGAATGGACGGCCACCGTCGCCTCCGCGCTGCGGCTGCCCGGATCCGCGACGAGCGTCGTCTATCCCTGA
- a CDS encoding SDR family oxidoreductase, with protein MFSGRSAIVTGGARGIGAAVAAALVKEHLGVVVADLLERDGTATAESLGAGAIFRRLDVADEDGWNSVIADAEATFGPLAVLINNAGILDLGAVETEPPVMFRHVLDVNLYGAWLGMHLAAPRLRQAGGGVVVNISSTAGLIGYADLGAYVASKWGLRGLTKAAALEWGASNIRVCSVHPGPIHTPMTAEMDESVTAAQPLARFGEPEEVAAMVRFIVAEATFSTGSEFVVDGGATAGQVLNVAGAAQE; from the coding sequence ATGTTCAGTGGCCGCAGCGCGATCGTCACGGGCGGTGCGCGGGGTATCGGCGCCGCCGTCGCGGCCGCGCTGGTGAAGGAGCATCTCGGTGTGGTGGTCGCCGATCTCCTCGAACGCGACGGCACCGCCACCGCCGAATCGTTGGGCGCCGGGGCGATCTTCCGCCGCCTCGATGTCGCCGACGAGGACGGCTGGAACAGTGTGATCGCCGATGCGGAGGCCACCTTCGGCCCGCTGGCGGTGCTGATCAACAACGCCGGAATCCTGGACCTCGGCGCCGTGGAGACCGAGCCGCCGGTCATGTTCCGGCACGTGCTGGATGTGAATCTCTACGGTGCGTGGCTGGGCATGCATCTGGCCGCACCGCGGCTGCGGCAGGCCGGTGGCGGTGTGGTGGTCAACATCTCCTCGACGGCCGGGTTGATCGGCTACGCGGATCTCGGCGCCTACGTCGCCAGCAAATGGGGGCTGCGGGGACTGACCAAGGCCGCGGCGCTCGAATGGGGCGCGTCGAACATCCGGGTGTGCTCGGTGCATCCGGGCCCGATCCATACCCCGATGACCGCCGAGATGGACGAATCCGTCACCGCCGCACAGCCGTTGGCGCGCTTCGGAGAACCCGAGGAGGTCGCCGCCATGGTGCGGTTCATCGTCGCCGAGGCCACCTTCTCCACGGGTTCGGAATTCGTCGTGGACGGCGGCGCCACCGCCGGTCAGGTGCTGAATGTCGCCGGTGCGGCGCAGGAGTGA